A part of Patagioenas fasciata isolate bPatFas1 chromosome 30, bPatFas1.hap1, whole genome shotgun sequence genomic DNA contains:
- the LIX1L gene encoding LIX1-like protein, with protein sequence MESVRAQRPQPGLGTLRSLRPGVTGAAASAPPPPPPAAGAAPPPALGPGLALPPPPPPLGLQGPAAPPPPGPGPPAVLREAVEAVVRSFAKHTQGYGRVNVVEALQEFWQMKQSRGADLKNGALVVYEMVPSSSPPYVCYVTLPGGSCFGSFQFCPTKAEARRSAAKIALMNSVFNEHPSRRITDEFIEKSVSEALASFNGNREEADNPNTGIGAFRFMLESNKGKSMLEFQELMTVFQLLHWNGSLKAMRERQCSRQEVLAHYSHRALDDDIRSQMALDWVNREQGSPGALSRELAATERELDDARLAGKELRFHKEKKDILTLAAGQLGSAQPSC encoded by the exons ATGGAGTCGGTGCGGGCGCAGCGGCCGCAGCCCGGGCTGGGAACGCTCCGCTCCCTCCGCCCCGGGGTCACCGGCGCCGCCGCCTCGGCCCCtccgccgcctccccccgccgcgggggcgGCCCCTCCGCCCGCGCTGGGCCCGGGGCTGGCGCtgccgcctccgccgccgccgctggggctgcagggcccggccgcgccgccgccccccgggccCGGGCCGCCCGCCGTGCTCAGGGAGGCGGTGGAGGCCGTGGTGAGGAGCTTCGCCAAGCACACGCAGGGCTACGGCCGcg TGAACGTGGTGGAGGCCCTGCAGGAGTTCTGGCAGATGAAGCAGTCGCGTGGGGCCGACCTGAAGAACGGGGCCCTGGTGGTGTACGAGATGGTGCCGTCCTCCAGCCCCCCCTacgtctgctacgtcaccctgcCCGGCGGCAGCTGCTTCGGCAGCTTCCAG TTCTGCCCGACCAAGGCCGAAGCCCGCCGGAGCGCCGCCAAGATCGCGCTGATGAACTCGGTGTTCAACGAGCACCCCTCGCGGCGCATCACGGACGAGTTCATCGAGAAGAGCGTCTCGGAGGCGCTGGCGTCTTTCAAC GGCAACCGGGAGGAGGCCGACAACCCCAACACCGGGATCGGCGCGTTCCGCTTCATGCTGGAGTCCAACAAGGGCAAATCCATGCTGGAGTTCCAG GAGCTGATGACCGTGTTCCAGCTGCTGCACTGGAACGGCAGCCTCAAGGCCATGCGGGAGCGGCAGTGCTCGCGCCAG GAGGTGCTGGCCCACTACTCGCACCGCGCCCTGGACGACGACATCCGCAGCCAGATGGCGCTGGACTGGGTGAACCGGGAGCAGGGCAGCCCGGGGGCCCTGTCGCGGGAGCTGGCGGCCACGGAGCGCGAGCTGGACGACGCGCGGCTGGCGGGGAAGGAGCTGCGCTTCCACAAGGAGAAGAAGGACATCCTGACGCTGGCCGCGGGGCAGCTGGGCAGCGCGCAGCCCTCCTGCTAG